GCAATCGGACGATTACCGTTAATAATGGCACTGATCGTTCCTGCATTAATACCTGTGTTCTCCCCAAACTTACTAATCGTAATTCCTTCTCGTCTGATGTACTGTTCCAGCTCTGCGCGAATTGTGGTTGTTTCCTTCAAACCAGGCACCCCCAGGGATTACTTGCATGATTACAATACAAAAAAAGAAAATTCCCGTGAATATTCCCTTAATTATACAAAAGAAAGCTCGCTTAGCCAACCGCTCCAGTAAATTTATATCAAAAAATTCAATAATTCTCCGAATTGCCGTATACTACGGGGAGGTGAGCCGAGCAGCTACACCCAATCGGTACGCAGGAAAGGATACGACAAATGGACAACACCCCTACAGCAGAACAAGAAATTGCACAATGGATGGTCGCGCAGATCCGTGAAGTGGGCACCCTGAAACAAGAAGATGCAATTGCATATGTACGCTCTAAGTATGGAGAGCAGTATGTGTTTATAAGCGAGCATGGTCATGTATCTCTGGAAAAAGACATCAAAAAAGCATTTCGCAAGCTTCATGGTGGCAGAATCGCCTGGGATCGTGACGGATTTCTCTGGGCCTGGACTTAACAAGCAAAAGCATCTGCCCTAGGCAGGTGCTTTTTTAATGATTTATCCATATATCCTCTGAAGTCGGTTAATTTCTTCCTTCACAAACTGTCGGAGTATTACAGGCTCCACAACTTCAACCCTGCCAATCCAATCCATAGCATCGCGGCAGGCCGCTTCATAACTATACATGTTGACCGTTAGAATGAAATGAGTGCCTTCCTGTACAGACTGGATGATTTCCATCCTTTTCGCTATGATTTCCGCTTGCTTCTTATTCGTTCGGATCAGAACGGGATAGTATTCTTTCTCTGCACAAAGCTGCTTAAACGCGGTTTCTTGTCTCATCCAATGATGCTCCAGCGAAAAATCCTCCGGAACCTCAAAGACTTCCGCAGACGGCTGAACCTCCTTGATTCGCTCACACTTAAAGGTCCGAACCTCCCGCCCAACTTCACAGAAGGCAATGAGGTACCAATCTCCTTTTTTCACCACAAGTCCGTAGGGATGCACATGACGGGAAGAACAGATTCCGTCAGCTTTTTCATATTGAATGTTTATTTTATGGGACCCCCACACCGCAGCTCTTACGGACTCAAGACAAGGAATGGCTATACGTTCCGTCCACCACGGCGTATCATCAAAA
The Paenibacillus peoriae DNA segment above includes these coding regions:
- a CDS encoding DUF6953 family protein; the protein is MDNTPTAEQEIAQWMVAQIREVGTLKQEDAIAYVRSKYGEQYVFISEHGHVSLEKDIKKAFRKLHGGRIAWDRDGFLWAWT
- a CDS encoding helix-turn-helix transcriptional regulator, which produces MRLHRLIAILLCIESRGRMKAKELALALETSVRSIYRDIDLLAEAGVPIVTASGPKGGIYLMEGYTANLKQLNGGDVIQLYLTGMGIYTGGPTESGLKLKNALLKLEQTMPDSYQSDIKKAKARFYFDDTPWWTERIAIPCLESVRAAVWGSHKINIQYEKADGICSSRHVHPYGLVVKKGDWYLIAFCEVGREVRTFKCERIKEVQPSAEVFEVPEDFSLEHHWMRQETAFKQLCAEKEYYPVLIRTNKKQAEIIAKRMEIIQSVQEGTHFILTVNMYSYEAACRDAMDWIGRVEVVEPVILRQFVKEEINRLQRIYG